Genomic segment of Deltaproteobacteria bacterium CG2_30_66_27:
TCGCCGAGGGGCTCGCGGAACGGTTCGCGGCCGAGACGGGGCTCTCCTCTCCGAAGACCCTCGCGACGTTCCGCGCGGGGCGCCTCGAGCGGATGCGCTGCCGCCATCCGTTCGCCGACCGCGACTCCCTCCTCGTGCTCGCCGACTACGTGACGCTCGAGGCGGGGACCGGGTGCGTCCACACGGCGCCCGGCCACGGGCGGGAGGATTACGAGACGGGGCTCAAGTACGGCTTGCCGATCTATGCCCCGCTGGACGACGACGGCCGCTTCACCGCCGACGTCCCGTTCTTCGCGGGAGAGCGGGTGTTCGAGGCGAACCCGAAGGTGAACGAAAAACTCGCCGAGGCCGGCGCGCTGATGGCCTCCGGAAAGATTACGCACTCCTACCCGCACTGCTGGCGGTGCAAGACCCCCGTCATCTTCCGGGCGACGAAGCAGTGGTTCATCTCGATGGACCGGACCGGCCTGCGGGAGAAGACGCTCGCGGGAATCCGGAAGGTTCGGTGGATCCCCTCCTGGGGGCAGGAGCGGATCGAGGGGATGATCGCGAACCGCCCCGACTGGTGCATCTCGCGGCAGCGCGCCTGGGGCGTACCGATCGCCCTGTTCCGCTGCGAGGGGTGCGGACGGCACCTGCTCGACCGGAAGCTGATCGATTCCGTGGCGGACCTGTTCGAGAAGGAGGGGGCCGACGCCTGGTTCGACCGGGACGTGTCGGAGCTGCTCCCTCCGGGGACGGCGTGCCCGGAGTGCGGCGGGACGGCGTTCGGCAAGGAGACCGACATCCTCGACGTCTGGTTCGACTCGGGCGTCTCCTACGCCTGCGTGTGCGAGGGGAAGGAGAACCTGGGCATCCCCGTCGACCTCTACCTGGAGGGATCCGACCAGCACCGCGGCTGGTTCCACTCCTCCCTCCTCGCCGCCGTCGGCACGCGCGGCTTCCCGCCGTACCGCGGGGTGCTGACGCACGGGTTCGTCGTCGACGGCAAGGGCGAGGCGATGCACAAGTCGAAGGGGAACGTGGTCGCTCCGGACGAGATCATCAAGAAGCACGGCGCCGAGCTGCTGCGCCTCTGGGTCGCCGCGGCGGATTACCGGGACGACATCCGGCTGTCGAAGGACATCCTCGACCGGCTGACGGAGGCGTACCGGAAGGTCCGCAACACGATCCGCTACCTTCTGGCGAGCTTGAGCGACTTCGACCCGGCCCGGGATGCGGTACCGGTCGACCGGATGGAGGAGATCGACCGGTACGCCCTGGTCCTTTTCGACCGGTTGGGGACGACGGTGCGCAAGGCGTACGAGGAGTACGAGTTCTACGTCCTCTTCCACGCGGTGAACAACTTCTGCTCCGTGGACCTGTCGGCGTTCTACCTGAACGTGCTGAAGGACCGGATGTACTGCTCCCCGGCCGGCGACCCGGCACGGCGCTCCGCGCAGACGGCGATCTTCGAGATCGCCCGGGGGCTGCTGTCGCTGACGGCCCCGGTGCTGTCGTTCACCACGGAAGAGGCGTGGGGATACCTTCCCGCCTACCCGGGAAAGCCGGAGAGCGTCTTCCTCACGGACCTCCCGGAGCCCCTCGGGATCCCCGGCGCGGAGGCGATCGCCGCCCGCTGGGAGCGGATCTTGGCGCTGCGCTCCGAAGTCGCTCAGCCGCTGGAGACGGCGCGCAGGGAGAAGGTGATCGGCAGCGGCCAGGACGCGCTGGTGACGATCGCCCCGGGCCCCTTCGCGGACCTCTTCGAAACGCACGCGCGGGAGGTCCGCGACGTCCTGATCGTCTCGGGGATCGCCGTGGGCGAGGGTACCGGGCCGGGCGCCTACGAAAGCGTCGCCTTCCCGGGGCTGAAGATCAAGGTGGAAAAGGCGCCGTGGGAAAAATGCGACCGTTGCTGGAACCACGCGCCCGAGGTGGGGACGCTCGCCGGGGCCCCCGATCTGTGCGCGCGGTGCGCGGCCGCCGTCGGGAAGTGACGCTCCTGCGGAAATTTTCGGCGCCGGTCGTCTCGGCGCTCCTGCTGGGCACCGTCGACCAGGCGAGCAAGGTCTGGGCGGTGCGCAACCTTTCCCTGTACGAGCCGCGCGAACTCGTGCGGGGGTTCTTCGGCCTGGTCCACGTTCGCAACACGGGGGTCGCCTTCAGCATGCTGTCGACCCTCGATCCGCGCTGGGTCCACCCGCTCCTCATCCTCGCGACGGTGCTCGCGATGGGGGCGGTGCTCGCCTACATCGCGTACCTTCCCTGCAGGGGGGCGGC
This window contains:
- a CDS encoding isoleucine--tRNA ligase, which gives rise to MDYKKTLNLPQTEFPMRANLAQREPAMLARWKETGLYRKMVEHRKGRPTFVLHDGPPYANGHIHIGHALNKILKDMIVKYRTMSGSLSVYIPGWDCHGLPIEHQVDKTLGAKKKAISTGDKRRLCRSFAAKFIDIQREEFQRLGVLGDWENPYRTMTFDYEAKILRELGRFVETGAVYQGTKPVYWCLSCRTALAEAEVEYADHTSPSIHVKFPFAEPPEKIHPALSGKKVFFVIWTTTPWTIPANLGIALHPDYDYVALEAGGEVYVVAEGLAERFAAETGLSSPKTLATFRAGRLERMRCRHPFADRDSLLVLADYVTLEAGTGCVHTAPGHGREDYETGLKYGLPIYAPLDDDGRFTADVPFFAGERVFEANPKVNEKLAEAGALMASGKITHSYPHCWRCKTPVIFRATKQWFISMDRTGLREKTLAGIRKVRWIPSWGQERIEGMIANRPDWCISRQRAWGVPIALFRCEGCGRHLLDRKLIDSVADLFEKEGADAWFDRDVSELLPPGTACPECGGTAFGKETDILDVWFDSGVSYACVCEGKENLGIPVDLYLEGSDQHRGWFHSSLLAAVGTRGFPPYRGVLTHGFVVDGKGEAMHKSKGNVVAPDEIIKKHGAELLRLWVAAADYRDDIRLSKDILDRLTEAYRKVRNTIRYLLASLSDFDPARDAVPVDRMEEIDRYALVLFDRLGTTVRKAYEEYEFYVLFHAVNNFCSVDLSAFYLNVLKDRMYCSPAGDPARRSAQTAIFEIARGLLSLTAPVLSFTTEEAWGYLPAYPGKPESVFLTDLPEPLGIPGAEAIAARWERILALRSEVAQPLETARREKVIGSGQDALVTIAPGPFADLFETHAREVRDVLIVSGIAVGEGTGPGAYESVAFPGLKIKVEKAPWEKCDRCWNHAPEVGTLAGAPDLCARCAAAVGK
- a CDS encoding signal peptidase II; translated protein: MRKFSAPVVSALLLGTVDQASKVWAVRNLSLYEPRELVRGFFGLVHVRNTGVAFSMLSTLDPRWVHPLLILATVLAMGAVLAYIAYLPCRGAAPVGLGLILGGAIGNLIDRARLGYVVDFLDLYWRGHHWPTFNVADVGISVGVVLLLIDMVFSAKEPADASRPAADR